From a region of the Castanea sativa cultivar Marrone di Chiusa Pesio chromosome 10, ASM4071231v1 genome:
- the LOC142612362 gene encoding zinc finger BED domain-containing protein RICESLEEPER 3-like, translating to MRSPSPFSRSPSPLSSSSSPSGSPSPLCPLNNESPKSPTVDLVEEDLEVEEQEGTEEEGEQEPINEDLDKSRKIKTASDVWDHFTRKKVDGKFKAQCHHCSKFYLGDSSQGTTHLRNHLARCPRLKFKNIRNMQQQVLIKQQNKVNGTMSSNAYQFDQVKVRNNLARMVILHEHPLSIVDHIGFREFVASLQPLFKLVSRNTLKSDILKIYDNEKEKALKMTDKNGSRMAITTDMFVYVPYPDTKDVLIEVLVDCFLEWNIDRKLSTITVYYFSTNDIMIRLLLNKLDTSSLMLGGFMLHMRLSLIGDAIERIRDSVICWTGSPKKRQKFEENARQLCVQCTKSSSTISGDYTLQSILDDGEPNEEDGRCVTIVED from the exons ATGCGGTCTCCTTCGCCATTTTCACGATCACCCTCACCATTGTCGTCTAGCAGCTCACCTTCAGGATCACCATCACCTTTATGCCCATTAAATAATGA GAGTCCAAAATCCCCAACAGTGGACTTAGTGGAAGAAGACTTAGAGGTAGAGGAACAAGAAGGGACAGAGGAAGAGGGAGAGCAAGAGCCTATAAATGAGGACTTGgataaaagtagaaaaataaagaCTGCTTCAGATGTTTGGGATCATTTTACAAGGAAGAAAGTTGACGGAAAATTTAAAGCCCAATGCCATCATTGTAGCAAATTTTACTTGGGTGATTCTAGCCAAGGTACAACTCATTTGCGTAATCATTTAGCAAGATGTCCACGGTtgaagtttaaaaatataaggaaTATGCAACAACAAGTCttaattaaacaacaaaataaggTGAATGGAACTATGAGTTCAAATGCTTACCAATTTGATCAAGTCAAAGTGAGGAATAATCTTGCTCGTATGGTCATCTTACATGAACACCCCCTTTCAATAGTTGACCACATTGGGTTTAGAGAATTTGTGGCTTCTCTTCAACCTCTGTTTAAACTTGTCTCAAGAAATACTTTGAAGAGTGACATTCTTAAAATCTATGataatgagaaagagaaagctTTGAAGATGACGGACAAGAATGGAAGTAGGATGGCAATTACAACTGATAT gtttgtttATGTTCCTTATCCAGACACGAAAGATGTCCTCATTGAAGTCCTTGTTGATTGTTTTTTAGAGTGGAACATTGATAGGAAGTTGTCCACAATAActgtttattattttagtacTAATGATATCATGATAAGACTTCTCTTGAATAAGCTTGATACTAGTTCTCTTATGTTGGGTGGGTTTATGTTGCATATGAG GTTGTCTCTTATTGGTGATGCAATTGAAAGGATTCGCGATAGTGTGATTTGTTGGACTGGATCACCAAAAAAGAGGcagaaatttgaagaaaatgcaCGTCAATTGTGTGTTCAATGCACAAAGA GTTCTTCAACTATATCTGGAGATTATACACTTCAATCAATTCTTGATGATGGTGAGCCTAATGAAGAGGATGGGCGTTGTGTCACAATTGTGGAGGATTAG
- the LOC142612363 gene encoding uncharacterized protein LOC142612363, which produces MSPCAVPALLTPKKDGTWRMCVDSRAINKITLKYRFSIPRLDEMLDMMAGAKIFSKIDLKSGYHQIRVRLGDEWKTAFKTKDGLYEWMVMPFRLSNASSTFTRVMTQVLKPFMGKFLVVYFDDIIIYRGVLSQERHPTAYFSEKLNDAKQKAGVENKVADALSRRVSLLSVVSVKVTGFERLKDDYESCPDFRELYTSLSNASRPILDDYTFQDGYLFKSNKLCIPRSSVRDFLVWEIHAGGLAGYFARDKTIEQVERQFYWPGLKKGVAKIVGTKLKFFTAFHPQTDSQTEVVDRNLGNLLRCLVGEANQNWDSILPIAQLAYNSSVNRSIGASPFEVVHGYTPRKPLDLLPMSLNVRISESVEAFAQHIHDLHNKICKKIQARSAGPFKVLKRMGPNAYVIDLPHDYGISSSFNIEDLVVYKILTAIHDTPFDEPLLDPIDALIPTSLPLNLPYAHKESIYAILNEQIVSTRDEGVHRFLVRWRGRPDFDCTWITRDELQRLDPDLMEYYQSSSDFHLMGRVLLTRGALVRTQSTNPQLYTCMGGRAKRRRLNLWRYGWSLLVIGLEIKQAQTFNN; this is translated from the exons ATGAGTCCTTGTGCAGTTCCTGCACTCTTaactccaaagaaagatggaacttggaggatgtgtgttgatAGTCGTGCCATCAACAAGATCACTCTGAAATATCGTTTTTCTATCCCTCGGTTGGATGAAATGTTGGATATGATGGCTGGAGCAAAGATCTTCTCCAAGATAGACTTGAAAAGTGGCTATCATCAAATTAGAGTTCGTCttggtgatgaatggaaaactgccttcaagACGAAAGATGGTTTATATGAGTGGATGGTCATGCCTTTTAGATTGTCCAATGCTTCTAGTACCTTTACGAGGGTGATGACTCAAGTGCTCAAGCCTTTTATGGGGAAATTCTTGGTTGTGTACTTTGATGACATCATCATCTATA GGGGAGTACTTAGTCAAGAGCGCCACCCAACTGCTTATTTTAGTGAGAAGTTGAATGATGCTAAGCAAAA GGCGGGAGTTGAGAATAAGGTTGCCGATGCACTAAGTCGAAGGGTGTCTTTGCTATCAGTCGTGAGTGTTAAGGTTACTGGATTTGAACGACTCAAGGATGACTATGAGTCATGCCCAGATTTTAGGGAGCTCTACACTAGCCTAAGTAATGCCTCAAGACCAATCCTAGATGATTATACTTTTCAAGATGGTTACTTGTTCAAATCCAACAAGTTATGTATCCCTCGATCTTCAGTGAGAGATTTCCTAGTTTGGGAGATACATGCGGGAGGCCTTGCAGGTTATTTTGCTCGAGACAAAACAATCGAGCAAGTGGAACGTCAATTCTATTGGCCTGGTCTTAAGAAGGGCGTTGCCAAGATAGTTG gcaccaaattgaaatttttcacGGCATTTCATCCTCAAACTGATAGTCAAACTGAGGTGGTTGATCGTAATTTAGGCAACCTCCTTCGATGTCTAGTGGGAGAAGCCAATCAAAATTGGGATTCAATTCTTCCTATAGCCCAACTTGCATATAATAGCTCTGTCAATAGGTCTATAGGtgctagtccttttgaggttgtGCATGGATATACACCAAGGAAGCCCTTAGATCTTTTGCCCATGTCCCTAAATGTTAGGATTTCTGAATCTGTTGAGGCATTTGCACAACATATTCATGATTTGCATAATaagatttgcaaaaaaattcag GCTCGTAGTGCTGGTCCATTCAAGGTATTGAAACGAATGGGCCCAAATGCATATGTCATTGACCTTCctcatgattatggtattagctcCTCCTTTAATATTGAGGATCTAGTTGTTTATAAAATCCTCACAGCTATTCATGATACCCCTTTTGATGAGCCTTTACTTGATCCTATTGATGCCCTTATTCCTACCTCTTTACCCTTAAATCTACCCTATGCACATAAAGAATCTATTTATGCTATTTTAAATGAGCAGATTGTTTCTACCAGGGATGAAGGAGTTCATCGTTTCCTAGTTCGGTGGCGAGGGCGACCAGATTTTGATTGCACATGGATTACTCGAGATGAGCTACAGCGACTGGATCCTGACTTGATGGAGTACTATCAGAGCTCTTCAGATTTCCACTTGATGGGTCGAGTTCTTCTCACCCGAGGGGCGTTGGTGCGAACACAAAGTACAAACCCCCAATTATACACAtgtatgggaggaagagcaaaaagaagacggctCAACCTGTGGCGTTATGGATGGAGtctattagttattgggcttgagataAAGCAAGCCcaaacatttaataattag
- the LOC142611746 gene encoding zinc finger protein CONSTANS-LIKE 1, with protein sequence MSSDLYIFDDPLYRHSSSDMISSDGDLTFMSDSPIDIFQGISISDSQNYHNRVEESHSFDHFSPPLVSTSSPSQQLDSLNHMQTHNLQCLPNVSGVPYGFGNLSGLEGLEVKNEECQLGFESSFSQAFVPQSYSCGTENVANKFMQRSYSSNCFEGKPSFLFQPHFDTFMESQNFQNQALSPTENSFLAGQMRRVCSTGDLQNIKATHTAPRSYSGPLATESSFNEETNFKVGRYSAEERKERISKYRAKRTQRNFNKTIKYACRKTLADNRPRIRGRFARNDETGEIPKAACSTSIEDEEYLWLEGLHEANGTANMGQFVNGFGGATEEFQCYGF encoded by the exons ATGTCTTcagatctttatatttttgatgaCCCTTTGTACCGCCATTCAAGCTCAGACATGATCTCCTCTGATGGAGACCTGACCTTTATGTCAGACTCACCGATTGATATTTTTCAGGGAATTTCAATTTCAGACAGCCAAAACTATCATAACCGAGTTGAAGAATCTCACTCCTTTGACCACTTTTCTCCTCCACTTGTGTCTACCTCCTCTCCAAGCCAGCAATTAGATAGCTTGAACCATATGCAAACCCATAATTTGCAGTGTTTGCCTAATGTTTCTGGTGTGCCATATGGGTTTGGGAATTTGTCTGGCTTGGAAGGTTTAGAGGTTAAAAATGAAGAATGTCAATTGGGTTTTGAGTCTTCTTTCAGCCAAGCCTTTGTTCCTCAGAGTTACAGTTGTGGGACTGAGAATGTGGCTAATAAGTTCATGCAGAGGAGCTATAGTAGTAATTGTTTTGAAGGAAAGCCCAGCTTTCTCTTTCAGCCTCACTTTGATACTTTCATGGAGTCCCAAAACTTTCAAAACCAGGCCTTAAGCCCAACTGAAAATAGCTTTTTAGCTGGACAGATGAGAAGGGTTTGTAGCACAGGTGATTTGCAG AATATCAAAGCAACTCACACTGCCCCAAGGTCCTACTCAGGTCCTTTGGCTACAGAAAGCTCATTCAATGAAGAAACAAACTTTAAAGTAGGGCGTTACAGTgcagaagagagaaaagagaggattTCCAAGTACAGAGCCAAAAGAACCCAGAGGAACTTCAACAAGACCATTAAg TATGCATGTCGAAAAACACTAGCCGACAATCGACCCCGCATACGTGGCAGATTCGCACGCAATGACGAAACTGGTGAGATTCCCAAAGCTGCATGTTCAACCAGTATTGAAGATGAAGAGTATCTCTGG CTTGAGGGTTTGCATGAAGCGAATGGAACAGCGAATATGGGACAGTTTGTGAACGGTTTTGGTGGAGCCACAGAAGAGTTTCAGTGCTATGGCTTTTGA